One Pyrococcus furiosus DSM 3638 genomic window, TGGGTCAAGCCTTTGTCAAGGCCTTCCTTTGCATATTCCTTTATATGAGCTGGAGTGTCAAAGTCGGGCTCTCCAATTCCCAATGAAATTACATCCTTCATGCCAGCGGCCAAATCGAAGAGCTTCCTAATCTCAGAGGGATTAACTAAATCAAGCTTGTCGCTAAGTGCCATGGCATTTCACCCAGATAAAATATAATCCTGGGAGTTATAAACCTATATTTTATGATTTACAAAGTTGTAAAACCAAATTTTTGTCATTTTTCGGCAATTGTCCTGGAGAAAGTTTATATATCGGTGAAAATATGGAGATATTTGTAAAATTCTGGAGGTGGTCACGAATGGAGCAGAGAGATAGGTGGGCAACAAAAATTGGACTTATTTTAGCGATGGCAGGAAATGCCATTGGTCTAGGAAACTTCGTCAGGTTCCCAACCCAGGTTGCTGGGAACGGTGGAGGAGCATTCATGGTTCCTTACTTCTTGGCACTGTTCTTCCTTGGAATTCCAGTGATGTGGGTAGAGTGGGTGCAGGGAAGATATGGAGGTAAATACGGTCACGGAACATTGGGCCCAACCTTTTATCTGATGGCAAGAGAAACCCTAAAGCCAAGGGGTGCACTATTCTTCGGTCTCATTGGTGGAGCTCTAGCATTTGCAACAACAACTCTACTTAACAGCTATTACCTTCACCTAATTGGATGGTCGGCAGCTTACTCATGGTTTAGCATTAGTGGAGCTTATTTCAATGTGGAGAATACGGCAGAGTTCTTTGCTAGCTACCTCAGTAACCATGGACTGGTGTTCTTATTCTGGGGCATTACTGTGGTCTTACTAGCAATAGCAGTTGGCCAAGGTGTAAGCAAGGGAATTGAGAGATGGGTCAAGGTAATGATGCCACTATTGTACATATTCGCAATCATTTTAGTTATCTACGTCTTTGCATTGGGATCACCCCTCGGAGATCCCAACTGGTCCACAATTAAGGGATTCGAGTTCATCTGGTCACCAAACTGGGGCTATCTAAAGGATCACCTATGGGAAGTAATGCTTGCGGCAAGTGGTCAGATATTCTTTACACTCTCTCTCGGAATGGGTATTATACAGAACTATGCTTCGTATCTTGGACCAAAAGATGATGTTGCACTCTCAGGATTAGCTACAGTTTCACTGAACGAGTTTGCTGAAGTTGTTCTCGGTGGTTCAATTGCAGTTCCATTGGCTGTAGCATACGCTCCAAAGATTGTGCCGGAAGATGTTCTTGCCCAGGGTAGCAATGCTGCATTAGCATGGATTTCAGAGAACTTTGGACTTGGATTCTCATACACAAGCCTTCCAAACATATTTGTTCAGATGGGAACTGCAGGTAGGTTCTTTGGAGCCTTATGGTTCCTCCTCCTCTGGTTTGCAGGATTTACTTCAGCAATAGCTATGTACAACTATCTAACGGCTTTACTGGAGGAAGATCTAGGAATATCAAGAAAGACTGGAACTTGGATTGTGTTCGTCATATACTTCCTCCTTGGAATCCCAGTAGTGTACATTAGCGGTTACCTTGATCAGGTAGATGCATGGATAAACTTCCAGTTAGCATTACTTGCACTGTTTGACATAATAGTTGGAGTATGGCTGTTCAAGCCTGACAACTTCTGGAGGGAACTACACGAGGGAGCATACATCAACGTTCCAACAATCTACAAGTGGATTACCGTAATAATTGCTCCAATTTTCATCGCTCTTCCACTGTTCGGAACATTCTCTGACCTAGTTTCCAAGACATTAGAAACACCAGCAAAGATCGCAATAGTGGCAATGCTCCTCCTTGGTGCAATCGAAACCTACTATGCAATTAAGAAGAAGTACGGAGAAGAGCTAGCGAAGAACGAAGTGATAATCAAAGTGTGAGGTGAAGAATATGTGGGCCGTGTACATGATAGTTGCGTGGCTGATAATATTCATCATGATGGGCTGGAGTATAAGTAAGCTCATGAAGGCCGAACAAGCAAAAGCCTAAAGGCTTTTTAGTTTTCTCTTTTCTTTTTTATTTGGGGGTGTGCTTTTGTGAAGAGCCCAGAGATTCTTAAAGAGGTTTCTGAGAACCTGATCAAGACAATTGAAAAACTTGAGAAGGTTAAAGTTTTTGAGGAGAAAAGAAAGAGAAAGCTAATCTCTCTGTTGGAAGAAGCCTCGGGGAACTTTCTTAAGTTAAGTGGAGAGGTGGAAAATGACAACGTTCAAATGGCGGAATTTTTGAGGAAGAGATCAGTGGAGATAAAGAACAACACCAACGATAAGGCAATAGAGAGAATGGGAGAAAAGGAATACATCAAAGCTGTGGAGAAAATGAACTTATACTCTAAAACTGCTTTCTACGACTTTAAACCAACGATGCTAAGAAAGCTTAAAAAGGCTTACAGGTCTTTTATATTCGGAATGGCGCTTTATTTTGTTCTAGCTGGACTATCTACAAGGCCCGAATTAGCAGTAACTGCATTAATTTTAGCAATTCCAGCGATTCTTTCAATGCTGAGCTTGCAGAGAAGAGGATATACAGGTTTAATGCTTGCTTATGCAGTCGCTCCAATACCCATGATTCAGAGTCCAATGTTAATTAGGATGTTCTATGGAGTTTTGAGAGATCCAGAGGCTATAAGAACAGCCGCTGAGTATCTGGGCAAAAGTGAGACATTTATAGTTGTTTATGCCTATGTTGTAATAATACTCTCTATAGTGGACTTTGCCTTGTTAGCTTATGGATTGTATGGACTTACAAAACATAGGCATGCATTTCTCTAGCCTTTCTTTCTAATTTTAGCTATGAAAAATCCACTTGTTTTGTGAGTGTCAGGATAAAATCTTCTTGCCTTTTTTATTTCTGGACTGAGCTCGATGCCAAAGGGATTAATCAAGGCAGGTTCTCCATACCTCAGGGGAAGGAGTTCAATATCAAAGTTATCTAGGGCCCATTGAATTACGAATTCATTCTCCTCTGGTTCTAACGAGCATGTTGAATAGACTAAAATTCCTCCGGGTTTCAGAACTTCAAGGGCTTTCTCTATCATCTTCATCTGAAGCCCTTGACAGAATTTTATATCATCTAACGTTCTATTGTGCTTTCTCTCAGGATTTTTGTGAATTGTTCCAGAACCGGTACATGGAGCATCGAGGAGGATTTTATCAAAGCTCATATTTAGCTCATCTATATACAAGGATGACTTGTGAATAAGAATTGTGTTTAAAACCCCTAACCTGGAGAGGTTAAGCCTCGTTTCCTTTAACCTTTCCTCATCTACATCAAAGGCAAAGATTAATCCTTTATTTTCCATTAACTGGGCCATATAACTGGTTTTTCCCCCAGGGGCCGCGGCCATGTCTGCAACTATCTCCCCTGGTTTTGGATCTAGGGCAACTGGGGGGTACATTGAGCTTGCCTCTTGAATATAGATGAGGCCTGTTAGATATTCAGGCGTGGATGTTATTGAAAATGGTTCACGAGTTAAGCAAAATCCTTCTCTTGCCCAGGGGACTCTGGTGAATTGGAACCCCTTCTTCATTAATCTCTTAGTTATCTCTGAGATAGTTCCTTTAAGCGTATTGACTCTAAAACACCTGGGCAAGGGTTTTTCCATGGCCTCAGCAATTCTTATAGCTCTTTCACCCCAAAGTTGATAGTATCTTTCTGCAAAAGTTTTAGAATAACCGAGGGAAAAAAGTTTCTCCAACATTTTACCTTTCTAATCTTTTTACTCCTTCTTTTGTCCCTACTAATACTATGTCCGCTATATCGGCAAAAATTCCATTTTCAACTACTCCTGGGATAGTGTTAAGTTCGATTTCCATGTCGAGGGGATCATCTATTCTTGGAAATTTTGCATCAATGATAAAGTTCCCATTTTCAGTAACAACTGGACCATCCTTTTTAACTCCCATCCTGAGCTCAGCCTTTGCATTGAATATGCTTAACTCTTCTAAAATCGCCTTCCATGCAGCTGGAATAACTTCAATTGGAACTGGCATTTTCTGGCAGAGATAATCGACAAGCTTTGACTCATCCACCAGCACGATGAATGTTCCAGCCCTATACTCGATTATTTTTTCCATTGTGAGGGCAGCACCCCTGCCTTTGATTAAGTTAAGATTTGGATCTACTTCATCAGCACCATCTACCGCTATGTCTATTGCATCTACTTGATCCAATGAAAGAACTGGCACCCCACTTTCCATACGCAAGAATTTTTGCTTGATAGGAGGTGGTACTCCATAGATATCTTCTACTTTTCCTTTTTCTATCATCTCTCCTAAATATCTTATAAAGTATGCTGTGGTGGAGCCTGTTCCTAGTCCAACCACCATATCATCCTCTATAAACTCAAGTGCTGCCCTTGCCACGGCCTTTTTCATTTCTTCCACATTCATAGTTCATCCCTTCGTTATGTTGTAGTAAAGAGCTTTCTCATAATATGCTACTGGTTCATAGTTAGTTATAAGAGTGTATGTAAGTCCTGTAAAGTATAGCCAGAAGAAGAAAAAGCTCCAAAATGTTTTTCTGAGTATCACTCTTTCGTTCCTAAGTTCTTCGGGTAAGTCTGGAACTAGGTTAAGTAAAAGCTTTGGGGCGAGAATGTATATTATCCACCCAATTATCCATCCTAGGGGAGCGTAAGCTAGAATTCCGCTAATTATCCCTGCAATTGCAAATATCCCATATGCCATTAACATCATCTTGTTTTCCGGATTCACTTTTCATCCCCCATTAGCGCTTTTTGTTGTGTTATTTCTCTTAAAATTTTTAGCCTTTCGATAATAACTTCTCTTCTATACTCTTTATCTTTTCCAAAGCTTCCTCGCTTAAGCTTCTTTCCAACTCTTCTCTAGCCCTGCTTGCGAGATCAAACTTTGATCTAAATTTTCCTAGTTCTATCCATTCTATCTTTTTATTCTCCACTATTACGTCTATATCACACAGTCTTCTGTAACCCACGTATTCCAATCCCTTAAGGAGGAATTTTATCCTCCTCGGATCTTCCCAGGTGAATAATTTTAACTTGTATACGGGGACTTTAAGGAGAGGTCGTGGGTAATCCCAATCCCATCCTTCTCCTACTATAAATCCAAGGTCTAAGTCTTCAACTGCGATTATTAACCTCTCTATGTTTTCTCGGTATTTTCTTGCTGTGTCGTAAACCTTTATTATGATCTCCTTCCATTCTGTTAATGTCTCCATTAGAATTAATGGAATCTCAAGGATTATACTTCCGTAGACGCGGTGGAAGTTGTATGGAAGTAGTAGGGAAGCCTCCACATCTTCTATCCTTATTGGCCTTGTAATGGGCCTTCTCGTTAGCATTAATATAGTTTCGTTGTAGGAGGAATTTAATATTGCTTCGATCGGATCTAGGAGTTTTCCGTTAAGTCTCTCCTTAATAATCTCGCTGGTTTTAGAAGGATTAGGAGTTCTAATTAGGATGATTATTCCTTTACTCTCAGCATCCTCTACGTAGTGAATTATATTTTGAAGAGCAACCCAGGGATACATCTTAACTAATATTGCTTCTTGGGTGTTCAGAACAATAATAGTATCTAACTCATCACTTTTGGCAAGAGCCTCTGAAAGGGAGAGAGGAGTTGTCTTTGTTTTCTTCAGTATTTTGTTCTTATCCCCTTTTACACAAATAATTCCCGGACCAAATCGAAAACTTCTCATGTTATAGCCCCCTAAAAATTCTGTATCCTCTATCAAAATTTGTCCCAGGGGGATAGTTTATTTTAACGACTTTTTTCTCTGGAATTATTATAAAATTCACAGAATGAATACCATTTAACCCCTCGAAACATTTAGGGTCATGTCCATACAACTTAAAATCTGCCTGTATTTCCTTAATGTCTTCTGGCTTGTGCGAGAGCGCAAAGGTTAAGCCGTACAATTTTATTACTGACCCTGGTTTTACAAGAATAGAATTGAGAATAATTCTCTTTATTAATTCAACATCATCCTCGTTTCCTGGGACTATATACACCAAAGCTCCAGACTTCCCAAAGATAAAGGATAATTTTTTGAGACTTTCTGCATACTTCTCTTTAAGCCATGGTTTTCTTTCGAGCTTTAGGTTGTCGACTAAATCTCCAGTGTGAATTATCACGTCAGGCTGAGTTTCTGCTATTAGCTCTCCAAGAAACTTGTAGACACTTCTAGGGGTATCACTTATGTGCATTATTTTTCTTTTTCCTCTCTTTATTTCCTCAATTTTCCTATTTTTCTTCCTTAATATGGAGAGCATCAATAAATTTTTGTGTTCATGTTTTTATTTATTTAGGGGTGAAAACGTGAAGAAGAGACTTCATCTAATTATAGCAGACTCTGAACTTGAGCTAGTTCCTGAGAGTATAATTGATCATCCAGCCATTGTGAATTATGCCAAGAGAAGAAAAAAGAAGCCAGAAAAAATAATCCTTGATTCTACATATCATCATGCAGCACTGAGACAGTTAGAGGATGGAGAAAGGAGGGGAAGGCCCGATATTGTTCATATATGCCTATTAAATGCTTTGGATAGTATCCTTAATAAAGAGGATAGGCTTAGAGTTTACGTTCACACAAGGAATGATGAAGTGATTTACGTAGATCCTTCTACTAGACTTCCAAGAAATTATAACAGGTTTATTGGCCTTATGGAGAGTTTGTTTGAGAAGAAAGTAGTTCCGGAGGATTTACAGCTCTTAAGATTGGAAAAGAAAACCTTAGCTGAGTTAATAAATGAGATATCTCCAGATGCTGTATTTATAATGCACGAAAATGGAGAGTTTATGATACCGAAACACTTTGGAAAACTGTTGGCTAGCTTTAAAAAGCCTGTTGTTATAGTTGGGGGCTTTCCTCATGGAGACTTCAGAAGCAAAGTGGAGGGAGTGAAGATAAGCCTTTATAGAGAACCATTAATGGCCTGGACAATTGTAAATGAGGTCATAGTTTCTTATGAGTGGGAGGTTATAAAGTAAAAAAGATTTATAATATTTTGTATTGAGAAAGACAAATAAAGATGAACGGGGGGAAGGCTCGATGAATAGGAGCTTGTACTTGATTTTTATAATTGTAGGATATACTTTGGGAATATGGACATTTACAGTGATTCCAAAAATATACATGACCATTGGCTTAAAGGGATTAGTACTAATGCTAGTCTTTTCCGCAGTTGTAGTTGCTGGAGTACTTGGACAGATAAATTCAATTAAAGAAAAAACATACAGAATCCATGAATTTATGGTGAAGAGTGCTAGACTTCCAGCGGTTTCAGTAGTTTTAGTAAGTTTCCTGTTCTTTGTTTCTGCTGTAGTGGCTCATTATACAGGATTGGCGGTTGAAAAACTATTTGGCATTGGAGCCCCTGGATTTGGACTAATCATTGCTCTAGTTGCAATGATTATATTAATTGGAACCAGAGGGAGATCTCTTGATGCAATAGCCATCTTCTCTATACTGCTTATAATCCTGATTATAATTTCCGTATTCTTCTTACGCTCAAAGGTCAGCGAAGTTGTAGTAAAGGAGACTTCCAGGGAATTCGTAAGAACAACCTTAGAAACAGTATTTTCATTTAGCGGAGAACTTAACATGAGGACAGTCGTCCTAACATTCTTAACGACTCTCATGATGTTTGGTCTAGGTGTTGGATTCTACTATATTATTGGAATGACGATTTCTGGGTGGAAATTTGACATAAAAAAAGTGCTCGCAGTTGTAGTAATTCTGCAGGCACTGTTGTCTCTTTCCGCAGCATTGATACTTACGTACTCAATAGGAGCCGCTCATCAAGCTTATTGGTCGGCATTTGAGAAAGGAAAAGCCATGGAAGCTCTTGATGTATACGACAAATACTTCCTCCCCTTGTGGAGAGAATATACTTCTCCCGAAAGAATGAACTTTCTTAGACTTATAGACACTGTATATGGAATACCAGATATCCTAAGAAAGCTTGGAATGGAAGGGGGAACATATATAATTGCATTCTTAATGATCTCATTGTTCTTTGCTGGCTTCACAACTTTGCTAGTTTTAATAGAAACGGGAGGGCAAATAATTTCAGATATGTTCCAAGTGACAAGGAAAAATGCTATCCTAATAGTTTCTATCATTACAGGGATATTGAGCACTCTGCTATCTTTACCTGCTATAAAGGAAGTTCTAGTAGTTCTTGTAGCTCTAATGCTTCCACTGTTTGCATTAATTGAGTCACTACCTGCTCTGAAAGCCACTAAAGGCTCTGGAAAAGTTGCAGAAGCAATATTTGCAATATTGATAGCAATATTCTTTATCGTTGCTTTAGTTCCAGCTTTACAATCTGGTGGAGATGTAGCATTAATTGGAATAGTCCTAGGATTCCTCCTACTGTCTCCTTTAGTGTTTAACAATTTCCTATTAAAGTCCACTAGATGATCAAAAAACTAATAAATGACACTTTTTCATTTTTTTCTCGACAAAAGTAGAGGTGATGAAGATGGGAGATAAGACAAAAGTTCAAGTGAGTAAGCTCAAACCTGGAAGGTATATAATTATTGACGATGAGCCATGTAGAATAGTCAACATAACAGTGTCCTCTCCCGGAAAACACGGATCAGCAAAGGCAAGAATTGAAGCTGTTGGAATATTTGATGGAAAAGTTAGAAGCATTGTCAAGCCAACAAGTGCAGAAGTTGATGTTCCAATAATTGACAAGAGAACAGCCCAAGTTATCGCAGTTACTCCAGACACAGTACAAATTATGGACATGGAGACCTATGAAATGTTCGAAGTTCCGTTAGATACAGGAGTTGAAGAGGAGATAAAGGACAAAATAAAGGAAGGTATCAACGTCGAATACTGGGAAACTCTTGGCAGGATTAAGATCATGAGGATTAAAGGAGAAGAGGAGTGAATTTTTCTCCTTTCTCTTTTTCAAGGTTTTCTTAGCTTTGCTATGAAAAAGCTGTTGCAGTCATGTCTATGAGTCCAAGTTCTAAACGTTTTATCCCCGATTTCTAAAAATCCCTTATCTCCCCAGGAGAAGGGATAATCCACTATTTCAAAACCTCTTTCTAAGCCGAACATTACATTTTCCTCATTTTCGTCTATTCTCACCGAACATGTGGAATACGTCATTTCTCCACCTTCTTTGAGGTTTCTAAAAGCATTTATGAGCATGTTCCTTTGAACACTGATTATCCTTTTTATTTTTTCTTCATTAAACCTCCACTTTACTTCTGGAAACTGCCTGTAGGTGCCAGAAGAAGAACAGGGGGCATCGAGAATTATCTTATCAAACTTTTCTTTGTCAATATAACTTTGCCCATCTGCATAAACAAGCTTGACATTTTTAACTCCAAGCTTCTTCATTCTTTCCTTCATTCTAACTAGTCTTTCATAGGAATAGTCCACTGCCACAATCTCCCCCTTGTTCTCCATTAAAGCGGCAGCATGGAATGTTTTGCTTCCAGGAGCTGCTGCTAAGTCTAGCACTCTTTCTCCAGGTTCAGGACTCAAAACATGGGCTACATATGCAGATGCTAAGTCTTGAATGACGAAGTATCCTTTCTTGTACCCTTCTAACTTTGTTATGGGTTTTTCATATTCTAGAACCTTGAGAACATCATCTACAGGAGTATATGCTACTCTTACCCCGTTCTCTTCTAGGTATTTCTTTACTTTTTCAATATCAGCTTTTAGGGAATTTATCCTCACATAATACCTTTGAGGCTTTAAATTGCTTAGGAGGAGTCTAACTGCCTCATCATAGCCAAGTAGGTCTATTACATACTCTACATACCACCTGGGATGGGAGAACCTAACGGCTAACCATTCTATTCTGTCCTTCTCTTTTAGCCGCTTTAAGGCCTTCTCAACGTTGAACTTCTCAACTTCCCTGAGAATAGCGTTTGCAAATTTAGCCCGAGTTAAGTCAAACTTTTCCTTAACAACCCGAACTATGGAATCAGTCGCAATTGCTGGATTTATCTTTTTAAATTTCATTTCAAAAACTCCAATTCGAAGGAGATTTGCTAGATAAGGATCTAAATCTTCAACTTTTGATCCCCTAAGAACAGAGTTTATGATAAAATCTATTTTGGCTCTCCACTTTTCAATTTCGAAGACATAAGCATGAGCTATTCCTCTAGCCTTCTCCTTATCTTTGCCTTCAACTTTTTTGAAAATTTTTTCCAGAGCATGCTTAGATGAAAGTTCTTTCTCCTCTACCAACATTAGAGCATCAGCGACTATCTCATGTATTGTGACTCGATAAAATAACTCCATGTTCGCTACGTCTTAAGAGTTCTTTATAAACTCTTTCCCAGTTACTTTTGCAAGTTTAATTCTTTGTGGTTATATTTATGTGTCATTTTTATGTCGAAAAATATATAAAGTAAATTTAGAAGTCTTGGTAGAGGTGAGAGAATGGAGCCTCTTCATTATCCTATCTATTTGACTGCAGTATTCAAGCAGATAGGGGATGCCTATCTTACTGAAAGAGGTACAGAGCTAAAGTATTCAAGGGAAGAAAATCCAACAGTAAGAAATTTGGAAGATAAGCTTGCTAAGCTAGAGAATGCTGAGAATGCCCTGGCATTTAACAGTGGAATGGGGGCTATCTCGACTTTGTTCCTATCCTTGCTTAAAGCTGGAGACGAAATTGTTATGTCAATGGAGGGGTATGGAACCACAATTGAGGTACCAAAGCTTTTAGAAAAATTTGGAGTTAGAGTAAGGCTTGCCTATCCCTCAGCAGAAAAAATTTGTGAAACTATAACGTCCAATACAACTCTTGTTTTCATTGAAACAATGACTAACCCAACTTTAAAGGTAATCGACGTTAGGGAAGTTGCTAAAAAATGCAGAGAGGAAGAAATCACTTTAATAGTTGACAACACATTTGTTACCCCCATCCTCTACAGGCCCCTTGAAGATGGAGTTAATTTCGTCGTTCATAGCTTGACAAAGTACATTGCGGGACACAACGATGTTACTGGTGGTGTAATTCTTTGGAATGGAAAATTCTTAAATGATTTATGGGACTGGAGGAGAAGATTGGGAACGATAATCCAACCATTTGACGCCTGGATGGTTGAAAGAGGCATGAGAACCCTAAATGTTAGGTTTGAAAAGCAGAGTAAAAATGCCTTAGCAATAGCAGAATTCCTGCAGGATCATCCAAAGGTTAGGAAAGTACACTACCCAGGACTACCTAGTGATCCTTATCATGGCATAGCTAGGAGATTATTTAGGAAGGATCTTTATGGGGGAGTAGTTTCTTTTGACCTGGGAAGTGAAAAAAGCGCACTTGCATTCCTTAGAAGCCTAAAGAAAATATTTCCCTCTCCCTCTCTTGGAGGTGTGGAAAGTCTTGCAACTTATCCTGTAAAAAGCGCCGTAAAGAACATGGAAAAAGAAACTAGAGACCTTCTTGGAATAACGGATGGTCTAATTAGGCTTTCTGTGGGAATAGAAGAGGTTGATGAGCTAATAGAGGACTTAGATAGGGCCCTTAAGGGGTGTTAGGTGTGAGGGTGTTTGGTTGTCCAAAGGATCTTCTAAACGGTCCCTGTGGAGGAGCACTCGATGGAAAGTGTGAGGTAAATTCAAATCTCTGTCCATGGTACTCTCTAATGGAAAAATTTGAGCTTTTAGATGGAGCTCCTCTATTGGTAGAGCACCCTGTAGTCTTAGAGATGGAAAGGATTTTCGAAGGGGAAGAAGTTGAGATCAAGAGAAGCTCCTTTATAAAAAATCTAGGGCGGGGAAAGGCTATTTCAGTCGAATTTCCCATTAGGTTGTTCGAAAAAGGAGTAAGGGAATTTAGGAAAGTTGGCGATCTTTACACAATTCCAGACAATCCATTAGGTTACCCTCACATATCTCCTACAGCCCTGGGAACTTGGCTAAAATCGAAGGGACATTCTGTTATGCCCCACCTAACAGCTAAGGACAGAAATGTGATAGCAATATCTTCAGAATTCAGAACAGCTCTAGAGTTTGACTTTGAGGGTATATTAATAACAACTGGTGACTGGTCAGGATTTATACTCCAAGGAAAACCAGTATTTGACTTGGATTCGGCGAACATGATAAGGCTGGCAAAGTTGATGTTTTCTGGCGTTCTACCCACAGGCGAAAGAGTTGAGGTTAAAGAGCGTCCATTTATAGCAGGAACTGTAAATCCCAACTATCCGGCAAAATTAGAAGGAAAAAGATTGGCAAGAAAAATTATTGCGGGCGCTGATCTCGTTATAAGCCAAGTGGTTGCCAATAGAAAAGTTGTAAGAGAAATTCCAAAAATACTCCAGGAAGCACTTAAGTATTCTCCCCATGAAGTTCCAGTGGTTGTTTCAATTCTTTATCCATTAAAGAGGGAACTAGAGCCCATACTAAGAAAAATGGGGATAAAGACAGGTGATGATATTAGAGCAATAGTGGAGGAAATTTCTTCCCTTGAATTTGGGGGAATTAACGTCATTGTTTTTGAAGAGACTAGGTGGGAGGAAAAATTGAACGAGGTGTTAGATTTGCTGAAGGAATTGCTTTAGGGGGTGTAAGGAATGATTGTTCCAGCCCTTATAGGAAGTTTGCCGAGACCAATAGGATTAGCTAAGAAACTTGAGCAATACTACATAGGAAGATTAGATGAGAGGAAGTTAGAAGAAGCGTATAGAGAATATACAAGAAGAGCTTTTGAGAAGCTTAGGGATGCAAAAATCAAAGTCATAACAGATGGATTGTACAGGTGGGACGATATTTTCAACCCATTTATAAGGTTCATTGATGGTATAGAGGTGAATGGCCTCTTCAAATTCTATGAAAACAACTTCTTCTATAGATCTCCTGTAGTTAGGGGAGAGATAGCGTTGAAAGAAAACCCAATTCCTGAGTGGATTTCAATAGCCCAGGAGATAAAGGAAGATGTTTATCCAGAGGCTACATTGAAGGCTGTGTTACCTGGCCCCGTAACTCTTGCATACCACTCAATCAACGAGTACTATAAGACACTAACCGACCTTGCCGAAGCTTATGCCCAGGTGATAGGGGAGTTAATAAAAGAGTTAGATGTTAAAATCGTGGAACTTCAGGAACCATCTCTGGCGGCTGAGATAAGTGAAGCTACTAAGAATATCGAGGACAGAGTAGATAAAGAAGTTGCAAAGAACATAATTGAAGACCTTGGAAGGATAAAGAAGTTGTGGGTAGTAACGTACTTTGGAACTCCTCAAGTTTTACCTGAGGGAGTTATACTCAACGTTGATTTAATAGAAGGTTCAGTTCCAGAAGAATACAGTGGAGAGATAGGGCTTGGAATAGTGGACGCCAGAACAACAAAAATGGAGAGGGCAGATAGGCTTAGGGATAAGATTAGGAAGTACTTGGCAAAGTTTGAAACTATATACGTTACACCTAACACTCTTTTAGATTTCCTTCCTGAAAGTGTCGCTTGGAAAAAGCTGAGACTTTTAGGTAGGCTTGGAGGTGAGTAAAATGGAGCTTCCTATTCTTCCTACAAGTGTTATAGGAAGTTACCCAAAGCCTAGATGGTTGCTTAGAATGTACAAGCTAAGAGAACTAGGAAAAATTCCAGAAGAAGATTTTAAGGAAGCGGTTAGAGATGCAAGCATTTCG contains:
- a CDS encoding RsmB/NOP family class I SAM-dependent RNA methyltransferase, with translation MELFYRVTIHEIVADALMLVEEKELSSKHALEKIFKKVEGKDKEKARGIAHAYVFEIEKWRAKIDFIINSVLRGSKVEDLDPYLANLLRIGVFEMKFKKINPAIATDSIVRVVKEKFDLTRAKFANAILREVEKFNVEKALKRLKEKDRIEWLAVRFSHPRWYVEYVIDLLGYDEAVRLLLSNLKPQRYYVRINSLKADIEKVKKYLEENGVRVAYTPVDDVLKVLEYEKPITKLEGYKKGYFVIQDLASAYVAHVLSPEPGERVLDLAAAPGSKTFHAAALMENKGEIVAVDYSYERLVRMKERMKKLGVKNVKLVYADGQSYIDKEKFDKIILDAPCSSSGTYRQFPEVKWRFNEEKIKRIISVQRNMLINAFRNLKEGGEMTYSTCSVRIDENEENVMFGLERGFEIVDYPFSWGDKGFLEIGDKTFRTWTHRHDCNSFFIAKLRKP
- a CDS encoding cystathionine gamma-synthase family protein; amino-acid sequence: MEPLHYPIYLTAVFKQIGDAYLTERGTELKYSREENPTVRNLEDKLAKLENAENALAFNSGMGAISTLFLSLLKAGDEIVMSMEGYGTTIEVPKLLEKFGVRVRLAYPSAEKICETITSNTTLVFIETMTNPTLKVIDVREVAKKCREEEITLIVDNTFVTPILYRPLEDGVNFVVHSLTKYIAGHNDVTGGVILWNGKFLNDLWDWRRRLGTIIQPFDAWMVERGMRTLNVRFEKQSKNALAIAEFLQDHPKVRKVHYPGLPSDPYHGIARRLFRKDLYGGVVSFDLGSEKSALAFLRSLKKIFPSPSLGGVESLATYPVKSAVKNMEKETRDLLGITDGLIRLSVGIEEVDELIEDLDRALKGC
- a CDS encoding 5-methyltetrahydropteroyltriglutamate--homocysteine methyltransferase, with translation MIVPALIGSLPRPIGLAKKLEQYYIGRLDERKLEEAYREYTRRAFEKLRDAKIKVITDGLYRWDDIFNPFIRFIDGIEVNGLFKFYENNFFYRSPVVRGEIALKENPIPEWISIAQEIKEDVYPEATLKAVLPGPVTLAYHSINEYYKTLTDLAEAYAQVIGELIKELDVKIVELQEPSLAAEISEATKNIEDRVDKEVAKNIIEDLGRIKKLWVVTYFGTPQVLPEGVILNVDLIEGSVPEEYSGEIGLGIVDARTTKMERADRLRDKIRKYLAKFETIYVTPNTLLDFLPESVAWKKLRLLGRLGGE
- a CDS encoding methylenetetrahydrofolate reductase C-terminal domain-containing protein; translated protein: MRVFGCPKDLLNGPCGGALDGKCEVNSNLCPWYSLMEKFELLDGAPLLVEHPVVLEMERIFEGEEVEIKRSSFIKNLGRGKAISVEFPIRLFEKGVREFRKVGDLYTIPDNPLGYPHISPTALGTWLKSKGHSVMPHLTAKDRNVIAISSEFRTALEFDFEGILITTGDWSGFILQGKPVFDLDSANMIRLAKLMFSGVLPTGERVEVKERPFIAGTVNPNYPAKLEGKRLARKIIAGADLVISQVVANRKVVREIPKILQEALKYSPHEVPVVVSILYPLKRELEPILRKMGIKTGDDIRAIVEEISSLEFGGINVIVFEETRWEEKLNEVLDLLKELL